The following is a genomic window from Streptomyces lincolnensis.
AGGTCGGTGAGGGAGTAGTCCACACGCGGCGGGATCACGAGCTTGGCGTCGCGATGGACCAGCCCGTCGCGCTCCAGGGTCTGGAGGGTCTGGGTCAGCATCTTCTCGCTGACCTTGCCGATCGCCCGGCGCAGTTCGCTGAAACGGTACGAACGCTCCAGCAGCGCGATCAGCACGAGGGTGCCCCAGCGGCTGGTGACGTGCTCCATGACGATCCGATGGGGGCACATCCCGACACCGTCGGCGCTGCGCACATGGTCCACGAGGGTCACGTCACTTACTGCCATGTTCATACCCTAGTCGACAGGGGGCACTAACGCAGGGTTAGTGGTCCGCCTCATTCAAGGCCGTGAACGGAGACCGGCCCACGCGAAGGCCTGGGAAGCGGAGCGGAGCGGCTTGATGTCGTTCCCTTGCACGCATCTTGACCTAGTCGCCCTGGGCGGCCACATAATGACAGCGCGTCCACATATCTAGACGTTGTTTTCCTTTATGGACGCGCCCTGGAGGCACAGTGACCGGTTCGGGCCCCGTGTGTACTCGTTCGATCGCCCGTCGGCGCCCACAGCGCGCGGCGGGCGTGCTCCTGTCCGCTCTCGCGCTCCTGGCCGGATCCGCCTGTTCGGTCGCCGGCGCCGATCCCATCGGGGAGGGTCCGGACACCCTGCGTGTCGTGCTGCCCGAGGAGCCGCCGACGCTGGAACCCTGCGACGCCTCGCTGACCGCGACCGGGCGGGTGACGCGGGCCAACATCACGGAGGCGCTCACCGAGCGGGATCCGT
Proteins encoded in this region:
- a CDS encoding winged helix-turn-helix transcriptional regulator → MAVSDVTLVDHVRSADGVGMCPHRIVMEHVTSRWGTLVLIALLERSYRFSELRRAIGKVSEKMLTQTLQTLERDGLVHRDAKLVIPPRVDYSLTDLGREAAEQVRGLAQWVDRRMATVETAREAYDAAKA